In the bacterium genome, CGCTGATGTCAGAACCGGGGATGGTGGCCGAGGCGGTCAGGGCCAATGTGCCGTTTCCTTTCACATAGCCGGTCAGGGTCGATGCCCCGGTACCACCCTGCGCTACAGAGAGGTCTGTGGTGAGACCGGTCAGGCTGGTGATGGTACTATTCGCCCCGCTGCTAACCTTGTTATTGAAGGTTGTCCAGTTTGCGCTGGTGAGATAGCCATTCGCCGAAGCGGTGGCCATAGGTATGGCGAGCGTCAGGTTGCCGCTGAGAGTGCCGCCGCCGGTCAGCGGGGCCGTGGTGCTGATCGTGCGATTGGTCGGCGCCTTGGCGTTGAAGGTGGCCCAGTCGATGCTGGCGAGATACCCGTTCTGGCTGCTGCTGGCCGCAGCCAGACTCAAGGTCGGCGTGGTGCCGCCACTGCTGGACAGCGGGCTCGTGGCCGAAACCACGGTGACCGCGCCGGCACCGGCGCTGATCGAACTCCACTGCGCCCCGTCATGGAAGTAGAACCCGGGGGTATTGTCGGTCTGATAGACGAGCAGCCCCGTGGCGGGACTGCTGATGGCATCACGCTGGCCCTTGGTCATGCGAGGGATCAGCATGCCCCTGTCCGTGGCGGTCACCTCGAGCACGGCGCTGGGGGCGGGCGTGGTGGTGCCTACGCCAACATTGCCGCCGCTGTACTGGATCGCCCCGCCGCCAGCGCTGGATACGCTCCAGTACGTATCGGTTGAGGTCGCCACCGGCATGCCACCGATGGTGATGCCCGTGGCGTTGATCGCACCAGCCACGTCGAGTGTGTAGGCAGGAGTTGCTGTCCCGATGCCGACGTTACCGGAGGCGTCGCTAAAAAGGGCGGAGTTGACGAGCGTACCGCCAGCGGTAAACTGGGGCACATAGCTGGCCGTGCCGGCGCCGTCAAGCTTGGCAGTCCAGGCGTTGGTATCGCTGGCCGTGATGCCCGCCGCGGTGCTGGCGGTGAAGCCGGGATCAGTCTCCGTGAAGCTGGCGAGAGGGGTGAAGGGCTGGCCATTGAGGAAAAAGCCGCCGGTGAGGTTGATGTCGCCCAGCACATCGAGCGTGTAGGCGGGCGTCGTCGTCCCGATGCCGACGTTTCCGAACACGACGGCGTTGGTAACGGCGGTCAGGGTGTTGCTGACGGTCAGTGAGCCATCGAGGGTCGCGGCACGGCTCACGCCCGAAAGCATGAGCATGGAGAAAAGAACGGCATAGATACGAGCATCAGGTGTCATTGATTCACTCCGTTACAAAAGAATTCTGACAGGTTTGATTTGAATCAATATCAAGCATTAGTCCGGAGGGGGTGTTCGTACCAATGCAAAACCGATCTAACCCACCAATAAGCCCTTTCGCAAGAAACTTATGAAAATCCCGGGAGGTTCTGCCAAACCCCAGATTCTCCGCGACTTGTTTCCCATTCATGCATATAAGCCAACGCTGGCTATCAAAATCCAATTTTATTGAAAGGCGCACCCAGGTGCCCATTGTCGCGAACGACAGCCCATTGGTCAGCGTCACCCATTGATCCCCTTTCCGCCTCTTCCCGTCCTGTACGATCATCCGTCCTTGGTCATCAAACAGGAATACAGCAAGTTGGCCCGACGGCTCTGAGGGAATCTGCGCACCTCGTTCAATGGCATGAAAATCGATCCATACCACTTGACTTGGAGGATGGTTGAGAACCCGGCTTACTTCGGATGTCACCGTTTCGGACCGGAATCGAACCGCCTGCTCGCCCTCCCACACAACATTGGTCTGTGCCTGCACCACAGGGGTTGAAGAAGCCTTCCGTTCGTTCTGACCATTGAGATCAACGGAATTGGAGGCATTCGTCCCGGCCGCAGTCAAACCGGCGATAACGAGAGCAAGAAAAAATCGATCGTATCTCATAATAACTCCTTAGGCGGGGATCACTGAGGCTGAATTTCACGAAAATATTTTCGTGAGTCCATCCACAAGGGCTTGTTCGGTCAGGGCAATCTCAAATGGTTTTCTATCGCTACTATCGTTGAGGGTAAAACCGCTCGGCACTCCATGTTTGTCAGAACAAATCGATATCGTCGCATAGTCAATTTTCGAGGGATAGTCATGTCGCTTGAGAATCATCCAGCACTTATATTTTCGTTCAAGAAGATCCTCGGTATTGAGCACACTGATAGTAAAGTTTCGGAGAAATCCGTACCGTTTGCCGTAGAACCTATCCCCGACTTGAGAAAGAAAGCGCAGGGTTATTTTATTCCACTGCCGAAAACACCGGCGGTGAATTTTGTGACAATGGTGTTCGTCGGCGGAATTCTTTTTGTAATTACTGTATTCGGCTGGAATCGCATTTATCCAGTTTTTATCGAGATTCATGACTTTTCCCTTGCATTCGATTTACTCCCCATCCATTGAATTCATGGCTAGGATGATTGATACCATCTCGCTCTACTTTTGTATGTCAGCCAGAGTGCTATTTTTCATGCAGGGCACGCCTTACAAGAATGGTGTTTTGTGGGCACCACCCCCTCTTGCAAATCGTCGTGGAGCCCATCCCGCAGTGTAAGTAAACCAGGGGTATTACTCTTGTTTGTGGGGCGGATGTGACTTCAGTAGGGCTTATTCACAGGCCCACAGCAAAACGGGAAAGATTTACCAGTAGAGTAGAGATGCCTGCTTGCGCAGGCATCCCCCTCGTCAAACCGGACATGCAGATTTCCCGCATCCGGCTTTCCACAAGAAGTTGGGTTTCGGCAAGAGGCGTTCACAGGTAAATCAATCCCAAGTTGTCCAGTTGCTGATAATAGGTCTGACCTTCAGGTAGTTTGTATTTCCGTTGGCTTCGCCGATTCAGATGTATAGTCAGGCGCTCGCGGACATAATGGTTTATGCCTCTGAATGCCTGCCGCGGGTATCCGTATGAATAGTAGTTCGACCAACCTCGCATTTGACGATTGACCTTCTCTATCAGCTCCGGAATCGGGAAGAAACATTTCCGCTTGTCCGTCAGGTCTCGCAACTTAGCCCGTTCACGCTTCAGCGCTTTAGGCGAAGGAAAGACGTTCAGATACTTCCATGGTCGTCCTTGTAGATCACGGTCATATCTTAGACTGTACCCCAGAAAGTCGAGCCTTTGCCCTTTCTCCCGGAGGTTTACACAGCGCGTTTTCTCCCTGTTTATCCGCAGTCCCATCCATCCTTCCAACTTCTCCTCCACAAACGCTTTGAGCGTTTCCGGAAGGGTGTGGGCAAGGATGACAAAGTCATCCGCGTATCTGACAATTCCGGCTGCTATGTGTCCTCGTTTGAGTTCCTTCAGCAGCACCACCTCAAACCAATGCAGGTAGAGATTGGCCAATAGTGGCGAAATCACGCCACCTTGCGGGGTTCCCTTGTCATTCCGCGTCACTTTCGGGGGCTTCCCTTTCTCCGTCGCGTCCACCACCGGTGCTCTCAGCCACTGTCGAATTAGCCGCAGCACACTCCCATCCACGATCCTCATCCGCAGACACTCTATGAGCTTGTCGTGCGGAATTGAATCGAAGTAACCAGAGAGGTCTGCGTCATAGATTTCGTTCTTCCCGTCTTTCAGGTGCCCTTGAATGGATCGTATCGCGTCCTGCGCCGACCGCCCTGGCCGATACCCATACGAACAGTCGTTGAAGTCTGCCTCAAATATCGGCTCGATAATGAGTTTGACCGCCATTTGAACAACCCGGTCTTTTATGGTCGGGATGCCTAATGGCCGCAATTTTCCATTCTCTTTCTCAATGTACACCCTACGGACAGGCTTGGCTCTGTAGGTCTTCTCCTTCAGCTCCTTTTTCCAGCTCGCCAAGAAAGCGTCCAACTCCGCCTTCCTGCTGTTCAATCTGTTCAAATGTCACTCGATCCACACCGGGTGCGCCTTTATTCCGGCGTACCAGTTTCCACGCCCACCTGAGTGTGTCCGGATGTATGACCAAACTGTACAGGCTGTAAAACCGGTACTTCTTTTCCTGTTTTGCCTTCTCGCTTAGCGTCTGTCTCCACGTAACGAGTTTCAAGGGCATTCCGGGCTCCGTTACTGTCGGTACCCAATCGTCCCTATATTCTGTCTTAGATGTTTCCATCCATCAGCCCTTTACGTTCCTGACTCAGCTCTTCTTATGCAGAGGCCCTTTGCTCCACGGTCGTTACCCGCTTCTTCACTACTCCGGCCTCGTCCGACTCCCGCCGATGTTGTGCGGCGGGTCTCCCAAGTTCCTGTGCAGAACTATCCGAGCGCGCTATCTCCCTTGACCCCGTCGTGTGCCCCCATCGCGTTCCCGTTCTTTGTTGGGCGGCTACTGGCTTCAGAATCTCCGACATCTTGACCACACGAAATTGGTGTATCGAGGCTTGGACGAGAGTTCACTTGCGTTATGGCTCACTCGTTCGCAGACACGGAGCTCCGCGCGATCAGTCACCTTCCCGCGCGTCCATGCTACTACTCATCTACGGTCATTTCATGAGACAAACACCTTTCAGTTTGTAAGTTCTGCCAAGCTTTCTTGGCGCACCGGAGACACGGAGACACAGAGAGGAAGCAGAAAGAGAAGAAAATGTTTAGCGATTTTTCCAAATGGCGAGTACACCATTTGAAAAAATCGCTAAACACCTCTCCGGGAGTAATTCCAGGAGAAAGAGGAGATGGGACAACAAACAATACCTCTCCTCCTTCTGGCTGTTTCCTCCTCCACGAAACCGTGGCGTTTATTTTGGCCACGGTATTCCCGTGGACGAAATAAACGCCACATTGTATTTTCTGTCTCTGAGTCTCCGTGTCTCCGTGGTAAATCTTTTATCTTCGCCTTCATTTGAGGCACTGAAAACCCCTACTGAGCTCATATGCGCCCCATCCGCCCCACATGGGAATTAATTGATTCCACTGGCGTCCCATAGGGACGCCAAGGCTATAGCGGTTTAGGCTGTAGGCTGTTAGGTGAAATGGCGGAAAGTGGCTTTATAAATTCCATAAATGACCAGGACTGAAAGTAAGCAGAAATGGACGAATTTCCTAACAGTCTACAGCCTACAGTCTAAAAACCTGCGGCCTATGGGACGCTAATGAATTGATTCAACTCCACAGAAACGGGGTGCTAATCTTTGGTCCTGTCAAAAACGATAACCAACACCGGCATTGAGGGTGTATCCGGAAAGATCAATCGTGATTTGGTCGGGGCCGGAACTCAGGTCACACGGCTCCACCCAGTCATACCCGCCGCCCACCAGCACGTAGACGCCCCCGGTGATGGTCCACTGGACATCCGCCTGGAGCCCGGCGCCCAAAAGCCAGGTCTGCTCACTCGCAACGTCATCCCAGGACTGAATGAGCGTGCCGTTGTCGTGTCGGAAGGCTTCATGCCTGTGGATATCGGCATCCAACAAATTGAGCGAGATCGCCGGCTGGAGCGACAGCCCCAGCGTCCGGGTCGCCTGCCATTGAAACCGGGGACCAACCTGCAGCACCAGCGCGGTGGCATCGACGTCCATATCAACCAGACTGGTCGCGGTTTCCGAAGTCCGCCCGACCAGCACATCACTCGAGGTCTGCGCTTGCGCCAGACGCGTCATGCTCTGGGGACGGTCTGCAATCATGGGGCCGGTCCCGGATGGATCGCTCATGGTATAGGGGATATCAGGAAAGGCCGGATTCCCCAGGGTGTCATACGAGTACCCCCATGTTTCCTGCTGGTTCAAGATGGTCTGCCAACGAAAATCCTCTACCTGCTCGGTATAGGCCGTCTTGTGGTGAAAGGAACTGTTGATGCCATCCAGCCAGCCGGCCTGTAATTGGACCCCCAGATTCCACGTGTCCGTAGCATGAAGGACATACCCCAGTTTGGCCTGGAGCCCTGCCCCACCCGCCCGGTCACTGTCAGACCAGCCCGCCGCGCCCGGCGTCACTTGCGTCAGGGTTCGCTGGGCGGTCTCCGTTGCCGTGAGCGTACGCCTGTAATTCAGGGCTCCGGCAGTGGCGTCATATTGCGCAGGATCCGTGTAGCTCCAGTACTGACTGACACCAGCCGTCTGCGCCCAATCCCAGCCGGATGGTCCCACATACCCGTTATCGAACGTCCGCAACGTCTGCGCGGTTCCATCATCCTGAAGCAAAGAACCAGCGGCCACCGGGGTTCCCCCAGAACGCCCCGTACGCGAGGCATGGATCCCTTCAGCGGCGGCCCGCGAGCCGCCTTCTGCCGAGATCTCCATATTTCCCCGATACCACGGGCCCGCCTCGAAATAGAATTGGCCCTGACACGCGACGCCGGAGGCCATGACCATCATTGCGATTATTTTCAGTTTCATATGATCCCTTAAATTTCGATTTGTTTAACGCGGTAGAACCGTTTTCCCGCCTTAACTGGCAACGTCGCGGGCGGTCCGGAATCAATCCACTGGGTGCGGTTCGCACCCGCCTTCAACCGCAGCGGCACCTGGATCCAGTCGCTCTCGGATAAGTCATTCACATATTCGACCGCGTAGAGTCCACCCGGTTCCGAGGGAAACTCGAGCACAAAACGACCACTGCCATCCGACATCATCCAAGCCTTCACGTTCACCCTAACACCAGAAAACGGTCTGTGCCAGGCCGTCAGGATATATTGCACCTCAATGGCCGGAGGATATTGATCCACCCGGTACTCGCCTGTGCAGAGATAGACGATGCTCATCAGCTGCGTCACACCGGCGGAGAAGTCGAATGACTGTTCGATCATCGGCCGCCCATCCCAGGAGGTGCCCGTGCGGTTTTCAACGATAATCCCCGCCATCAGATTGGTGAAGAGAAGCCGGACCCCAACGGCATCATACAGGGAATCGTTACTCACCTTAAGCAACTGCTCGAAGCGGGGATTCCATCGTTCGTGAGTACGAAAGACGTTACTGATCACGGTCGGCACCCCGGTCACCTCGACCTCAAATACATAGGTGGAGGTATACCCGGTGCCGTGCTCCGTCGCACGCACCGTGATCATGGCCTTGCCCGGGGACCGGGGTTCAAGCCGCAACAGGCTGTCCGCCGTGATGGAAGCCACCACTACATTCGTATCACTGGACACCACGCTGTACTCCATCCCCTGCCCAGAGAACATATTGGCAAGCGGCTGCTCCATAATGGCCCCGATCGAAACGGGTCCACCCAAAGGCGGATGGGTTTCATACGGCGTATTCTTGCCCGCGGGCACCCAGACGGTCCGGGACGGCAGACTGTAACCATTGGTATTATAGGCAAAGGTGCGGATCGCATACCAGACGGCAGCCTCCAGGCCGGTGACGGTGTAGTGCTGAGCCAACGCCACGCCCAACCCCTTATATCCCGGTAGATAGGCGGTGAAGTTGGTATCGAGCCCGATATCCAGTTCACAGGCGGCGGCATTGGTAGGAGGCACCCACCGGGCCACGAGATTCGACTCCGTGATGCTCACCGGATCCAGGAGCTCAGGCGCCTCGAACCAGAGATAGGCGAAGGCATTGCTCAGCACCATTAAGCCACCCGTACTGGAGACCACCGTGACCGCGCCCGCTACCGCGCCGGTCGCCGCATTGGCCATCACCGTGACCGATTCCAGGGTCTGGGTGATAATGGTCGCCTCCACGCCAGCGAGCGTAACATTGGTGATGTCGCCCCCATTCCCCAGCGCGATCCCCTGAATGACAACCTGAATGCGGCCACCCACATTGACGGCGGCAGGCGTGACGTTGGTAATGAGCCCGCCAATGCGCCAGGAATGAATGACATCAACCGCCGCATTCCAGTTGCTATTGCCCACCTGACTGGCCCGCATCCGGGCAAGACCGGGATGGGTAAAGGTCAAATCATTCCTCAGCATCAGGGTCACTTCGGGCGTCAGATTACTGAAGCTGACCGGCAGCCCGCTCGTCGCTGTGGCAACCACGGTGGTGCCAGAACCCAGCACGAACTGGACCCCGTCCGCCGGCAGGAAGTTGGTGATCACCTGATCGGCCTTGGTGATCGTCAGCCAGGTGGTGTTCGTCGCCTGCCAGTTGGCCGCATCCACCACGCCGGTAACGGCATAAACACCGGCGTTAATGGGTGCATCGGGACTGCCGGCATAGGTCAACGATACGGAGAAGCCTGACTCCGCTGTGGCCGTCACCGACTTGGCCGTTCCATCATAGACATGGTTGGTCGCACCAAAGGTGATCGTATCCTGCGCCCGGGCAATCACCAGCAACCCCGTCTGGAATCCCTGCCACATAACGTCCATCACCGTGCCGGTCACGGCGTAGCTGCCTGCATTCGTCGGAATGGCGTCGCTGCCGTTGTAGGTAAGGGTCACAAGCAGATTCGTCGGGAGCGAAGTAGCCGTCGCCGCCTTGCCGGAACCATCATAAGTCCGCGCGAGGTCACCCAGAACGACTGAGGCCATAGCCTTGGTTACCGTCACTGTGGCCACGGTTGACTGCAATAGGTACAGCTCGTCTGCCGCCTTCGAGGCCTGAACGACGATCATGCCCGTCCCCGATGACGCCCTCAAGCCGTTGGTTCCGATCAATTCGCCCACGCCGGAGAGCACCGCATACGTCACAGCGCCCGTGCCCGAACCGCCGGTGGCGGAGAGCGTATTGGTCGTCGCATAAGTCTGCGGACTCGCCGGGGTGAATAGTCGTTGGCGGCAGGGGTATAGGTTAAATCGATCTCGGCTTGCGAGGTGTAGATCTGGCCACCAGCCGCCCCCGCGACAAGTTTCGCCCCATCCGATGACAACGCCACCGCCTGCCAGTTGCGATTCGTCTCGCTTGGCGTCCACGTCGCCCCCGCATCCGTCGAGGTGTAGATCGAGCCGCCAGACACCGCCGCGACCAGTTTCACCCCGTCCGATGACGATGCCACCGAAGTCCACCAGCGGGCACTCTCCCGCGCCGTCCAATTTGTGCCCGCATCCGTCGAGGTGTAGATCAGTCCGCCAGACACCACCGCGACCAGCTTCACCCCGTCCGATGATGATGCCACTGACTGCCAGTAACGGCTATTCCCCCGCGCCGTCCATGTTGCCCCCGAATTCATCGAGGTGTAGATCGGGCCGTTCTGCTCGCCTGCAACCAACTTCGTTCCGTCCGAGGACGAGGCCACCGACTGCCAAGAACGGCTATTCTCCCGCGCCGTCCAATTTGTGCCCGAATCCGTCGAGGTGTAGATCGAGCTGAAATAACCCGCCGCGACCAGTTTCGTTCCGTCCGATGACGAGGCCACCGACTGCCAGAAACCGCTATTATCCCGCGCCGTCCAATTCGTGCCCGAATCCGTCGAGGTGTAAATCTGGCCGGTAAACTCGACTGCAATCAGTTTCGTTCCGTCCGATGACGACGCCACCGATTTCCACATGCGGGCACTCTCACGCGGCGTCCACGTCGCCCCCGAATCCGTCGAGGTGTAGATCTGGTCGGCCATCGCAACCAGCTTCGTCCCGTCCGATGATGACGCCATGGAATTCCAGTTACGCCTGGTCTCGTGCGCCGTCCACGTCGCGCCGGCGGGGGTCAAGTCCTGATTTAAAGTTGTCACTTTGACACCCTGCATATCATCCTT is a window encoding:
- the ltrA gene encoding group II intron reverse transcriptase/maturase — protein: MNRLNSRKAELDAFLASWKKELKEKTYRAKPVRRVYIEKENGKLRPLGIPTIKDRVVQMAVKLIIEPIFEADFNDCSYGYRPGRSAQDAIRSIQGHLKDGKNEIYDADLSGYFDSIPHDKLIECLRMRIVDGSVLRLIRQWLRAPVVDATEKGKPPKVTRNDKGTPQGGVISPLLANLYLHWFEVVLLKELKRGHIAAGIVRYADDFVILAHTLPETLKAFVEEKLEGWMGLRINREKTRCVNLREKGQRLDFLGYSLRYDRDLQGRPWKYLNVFPSPKALKRERAKLRDLTDKRKCFFPIPELIEKVNRQMRGWSNYYSYGYPRQAFRGINHYVRERLTIHLNRRSQRKYKLPEGQTYYQQLDNLGLIYL
- a CDS encoding MBG domain-containing protein, with the protein product MTYAVLSGVGELIGTNGLRASSGTGMIVVQASKAADELYLLQSTVATVTVTKAMASVVLGDLARTYDGSGKAATATSLPTNLLVTLTYNGSDAIPTNAGSYAVTGTVMDVMWQGFQTGLLVIARAQDTITFGATNHVYDGTAKSVTATAESGFSVSLTYAGSPDAPINAGVYAVTGVVDAANWQATNTTWLTITKADQVITNFLPADGVQFVLGSGTTVVATATSGLPVSFSNLTPEVTLMLRNDLTFTHPGLARMRASQVGNSNWNAAVDVIHSWRIGGLITNVTPAAVNVGGRIQVVIQGIALGNGGDITNVTLAGVEATIITQTLESVTVMANAATGAVAGAVTVVSSTGGLMVLSNAFAYLWFEAPELLDPVSITESNLVARWVPPTNAAACELDIGLDTNFTAYLPGYKGLGVALAQHYTVTGLEAAVWYAIRTFAYNTNGYSLPSRTVWVPAGKNTPYETHPPLGGPVSIGAIMEQPLANMFSGQGMEYSVVSSDTNVVVASITADSLLRLEPRSPGKAMITVRATEHGTGYTSTYVFEVEVTGVPTVISNVFRTHERWNPRFEQLLKVSNDSLYDAVGVRLLFTNLMAGIIVENRTGTSWDGRPMIEQSFDFSAGVTQLMSIVYLCTGEYRVDQYPPAIEVQYILTAWHRPFSGVRVNVKAWMMSDGSGRFVLEFPSEPGGLYAVEYVNDLSESDWIQVPLRLKAGANRTQWIDSGPPATLPVKAGKRFYRVKQIEI